A stretch of the Alphaproteobacteria bacterium genome encodes the following:
- a CDS encoding MFS transporter, translating to MTETAAPVRRIGRFPVALFPVLGGRFFTHLAFGPLQTLLIIRLTETGFSVQMAAWVRSLSTAGLILGSFFCFRLINRLGHARAYAIFAWTVGVGAILYAVLPPPWTWFAIALGVGSASFGITVTVESWLQALSTNDIRGRVMSLYMVIGGLAGSVGMVAIDLFDSTTIWPFVFFASLIAISPIPVLRARAMAPKVERPRAMPLRDLIRVSPLGVAGTMISGVIGGAQFGLAAVFALQQENLIVGAGSFVAAMMVGQFLAQYPVGGLSDLFDRRKVLLGIYLCAGLAALGLVAANAWIGGVSVLVMMAVLGGATGVAYPQATAYVNDHLDDDQRVSANSGLMLAFSIGAFTGPLPAAYVMDWIGPEGLYYYVAAMAFAAASFTLYRMSRRPSPQSQVFDPAAARVTPSLNAIPPTVVRRAGGDADGGGPG from the coding sequence ATGACCGAGACAGCCGCGCCAGTGCGCCGTATCGGACGCTTTCCGGTTGCTCTGTTTCCCGTTCTGGGCGGGCGGTTCTTCACCCATCTGGCCTTTGGCCCGTTGCAGACCCTGCTGATCATCCGCCTGACAGAGACCGGCTTCAGCGTCCAGATGGCGGCGTGGGTCCGCTCCCTCAGCACCGCCGGACTGATCCTCGGCAGCTTCTTCTGTTTCCGGCTGATCAACCGGCTGGGTCATGCGCGCGCCTATGCCATCTTTGCCTGGACGGTCGGGGTTGGCGCCATCCTCTATGCGGTGCTGCCGCCGCCGTGGACGTGGTTCGCCATTGCCCTGGGGGTGGGGTCGGCCTCGTTTGGCATTACGGTGACGGTGGAAAGCTGGCTTCAGGCCTTGTCCACAAACGACATTCGCGGCCGGGTCATGAGCCTGTATATGGTCATCGGCGGCCTCGCCGGGTCGGTCGGCATGGTGGCCATTGATCTGTTTGATTCCACAACCATCTGGCCTTTTGTCTTCTTCGCCAGCCTGATCGCTATTTCGCCGATCCCGGTTCTGCGCGCCCGGGCCATGGCGCCCAAGGTGGAGCGACCGCGGGCCATGCCCCTGCGCGACCTGATCCGTGTCTCGCCGCTGGGGGTGGCGGGAACCATGATCTCCGGTGTCATCGGCGGCGCCCAGTTCGGCCTGGCCGCCGTTTTTGCCCTGCAACAGGAAAATCTCATTGTCGGTGCCGGCTCATTTGTGGCGGCCATGATGGTCGGCCAGTTCCTGGCACAATATCCCGTGGGCGGGCTGTCAGACCTGTTCGACCGGCGCAAGGTTCTGCTGGGCATCTATCTCTGCGCCGGCCTGGCGGCACTGGGCCTGGTCGCGGCCAATGCCTGGATCGGCGGGGTGTCGGTCCTTGTCATGATGGCGGTCCTGGGCGGCGCCACCGGTGTCGCCTATCCCCAGGCGACCGCCTATGTGAACGATCACCTGGACGACGACCAGCGGGTCTCAGCCAATTCCGGGCTGATGCTGGCCTTCTCCATCGGCGCCTTCACCGGGCCGCTGCCGGCTGCCTATGTGATGGACTGGATCGGCCCGGAGGGCCTGTACTACTACGTGGCGGCCATGGCTTTCGCCGCGGCAAGCTTCACCCTCTACCGCATGAGCCGGCGTCCGTCGCCGCAAAGCCAGGTGTTCGACCCCGCCGCCGCCCGGGTTACGCCCAGCCTGAACGCCATACCGCCGACGGTGGTGCGGCGCGCGGGCGGTGATGCGGATGGCGGCGGTCCGGGCTGA
- the tdh gene encoding L-threonine 3-dehydrogenase, with the protein MKAIVKAHAGEGVEMQDVARPEPGPNDLLIRIAKTAICGTDVHIYNWDAWSQATVPLGLTIGHEYVGEVVAMGDEVAGFHVGQRVSGEGHITCGYCRNCRAGRRHLCRNAKGVGVNRPGAFAEYLVLPAFNAFPLPDSIGDDIAAILDPLGNATHTALSFDLVGEDVLITGAGPIGVMACAIARHVGARNVVVTDVNDYRLDLARKLGATLAIDVRSQTLDQAMTDLGMREGFDVGLEMSGNPAAFRDMLRTMNHGGRVAILGIPPEAAAIDWNQVIFKGLVMKGIYGREMFETWYKMVAMLQSGLTIAPILTHHMAATSFQEGFDIMRSGRSGKVILDWRSAA; encoded by the coding sequence ATGAAGGCCATCGTCAAGGCGCACGCCGGCGAGGGTGTGGAGATGCAGGATGTGGCCAGGCCAGAGCCCGGACCCAATGACCTGCTGATCCGCATCGCCAAGACCGCTATCTGCGGCACGGACGTGCATATCTACAACTGGGATGCGTGGTCGCAGGCGACGGTGCCTCTGGGCCTGACCATCGGCCATGAGTATGTGGGCGAAGTGGTGGCCATGGGCGATGAGGTAGCCGGCTTCCATGTGGGCCAGCGGGTCTCTGGCGAGGGGCATATCACTTGCGGCTATTGCCGTAATTGCCGGGCCGGCCGCCGCCACCTGTGCCGCAATGCCAAGGGGGTTGGGGTCAATCGTCCGGGCGCCTTCGCCGAATATCTGGTTCTGCCGGCGTTCAATGCCTTTCCGCTGCCTGACTCCATCGGCGACGATATCGCGGCCATTCTCGACCCGCTGGGCAACGCCACCCACACGGCGCTGTCCTTCGACCTGGTGGGCGAGGACGTGTTGATTACCGGCGCCGGTCCTATCGGCGTCATGGCCTGTGCCATTGCCCGCCATGTGGGCGCGCGCAACGTGGTGGTGACTGACGTCAACGACTACCGGCTGGACCTGGCCCGCAAGCTGGGCGCAACGCTGGCCATTGATGTCCGCAGCCAGACCCTGGACCAGGCCATGACCGACCTCGGCATGCGTGAGGGATTTGACGTGGGCCTGGAGATGAGCGGCAACCCGGCCGCCTTTCGCGACATGCTGCGAACCATGAACCATGGCGGCCGTGTGGCCATTCTGGGCATCCCGCCGGAAGCGGCGGCGATTGACTGGAACCAGGTCATTTTCAAGGGCCTGGTGATGAAGGGCATCTATGGCCGGGAGATGTTCGAGACCTGGTACAAGATGGTGGCCATGCTGCAGAGCGGACTGACCATCGCGCCGATCCTGACCCACCACATGGCGGCGACGTCTTTTCAGGAAGGCTTCGACATCATGCGGTCGGGCCGCTCCGGCAAGGTTATTCTGGACTGGCGCTCCGCCGCCTGA
- a CDS encoding GFA family protein codes for MAPDPTAPDTGDDRRRSHQGLGRRQRGQCLCGAVVFTIDGPLRPVVTCHCHMCQRFHGGPGPYTAAETAHIRFDGDAPPSALTWHRSSDTASRGFCRTCGSSLFWRPVTAGYTAIAAGCLDQPSGLAMARHIFVADKGDWYQIGDGLPQLAAGHGTLPPVTQATGATGATD; via the coding sequence ATGGCGCCAGACCCTACGGCCCCGGATACCGGGGACGACCGCCGCCGGAGCCACCAGGGCCTCGGGCGCCGCCAGAGGGGACAGTGCCTGTGCGGCGCGGTGGTGTTCACCATTGATGGCCCTTTGCGGCCGGTGGTCACCTGCCACTGTCACATGTGCCAGCGATTCCACGGCGGCCCCGGCCCCTATACCGCGGCCGAAACGGCGCACATTCGTTTCGATGGCGACGCGCCGCCGTCGGCTCTTACCTGGCACCGCTCGTCGGACACCGCCAGCCGCGGGTTCTGCCGCACCTGTGGCTCCAGCCTGTTCTGGCGGCCGGTGACGGCCGGCTACACCGCCATAGCCGCCGGCTGCCTCGACCAGCCGAGCGGTCTGGCCATGGCCCGGCACATCTTTGTTGCCGACAAGGGCGATTGGTATCAGATTGGCGATGGCTTGCCGCAACTGGCGGCCGGACACGGCACCCTGCCCCCGGTCACCCAGGCCACAGGCGCCACGGGCGCCACCGACTGA
- a CDS encoding ABC transporter substrate-binding protein produces MRRRLLLALAIAFVATAIFPMPRTGQAAESIADAEAFIDRLAEQAIAALQDESLDAEMRQDVLTRLLDDSFALDSIGRWVLGRFRNGATAEQEAEYLRLFRLSVIEFMTATLNRYSGEQLVITGALEDGPEGAMVVSRIDQSGGRPFEIIWRIRQTNNGLRIVDVLAGGLSLAKTRRDDYASTIRRVNGDLDAFIDILRRQYETNATSGT; encoded by the coding sequence ATGCGTCGCCGGCTGCTCCTCGCTTTGGCCATCGCCTTTGTCGCCACGGCTATCTTCCCCATGCCGCGCACCGGCCAGGCTGCCGAATCCATAGCCGACGCAGAGGCCTTCATCGACCGTCTGGCGGAGCAGGCCATCGCCGCCCTGCAGGATGAGTCTCTCGACGCCGAAATGCGCCAGGATGTGCTGACCCGTCTTCTGGATGACAGCTTTGCCCTGGACAGCATCGGCCGCTGGGTTCTGGGGCGGTTTCGCAACGGGGCCACGGCAGAGCAGGAGGCGGAGTATCTGCGGCTGTTCCGCCTCAGTGTCATCGAGTTCATGACGGCAACGCTCAATCGGTATTCCGGTGAGCAGCTTGTCATCACCGGCGCGCTCGAAGACGGACCCGAGGGCGCCATGGTTGTGTCGCGTATCGATCAGTCAGGCGGCCGGCCGTTCGAGATCATCTGGCGCATTCGCCAGACCAATAACGGCCTCAGAATCGTTGATGTGCTGGCCGGCGGCCTGAGCCTGGCCAAGACGCGCCGCGATGACTATGCCTCGACCATTCGGCGGGTCAATGGCGACCTGGACGCCTTTATTGATATTCTGCGCCGTCAGTACGAAACCAACGCCACATCAGGTACCTGA
- a CDS encoding diguanylate cyclase, producing MTTHDSPPPLPTTDALLARAAMASSSPMLVTDGEGRVLAANGAFTRYCGWSLIDLQSRSLAVLRSDRQDRGVYAGLWQSLADDGRWHGHLWNRTRSGQEMLSDVLIDRLPAASRAAGRVDVAENTAADIAYVAVYAPVVAAGHDGGSLDIASYDPLTVLPNRMLFLDHAHGAVARARRADSGLAVLVLDMDGFRDINRDYGYAVGDEVLKAVGARLLGGMREGDVVSRYAGDKFALLLPEDMNEAGARLAAERCRSAIMEPLHVGGEEILLTPNIGVALMPGDGSDPEGLLAAAEAAMHQARMAGGAGTIVLAGQRQAA from the coding sequence ATGACCACACACGATTCTCCGCCGCCCCTGCCGACAACGGATGCTCTGTTGGCCAGGGCCGCCATGGCGTCATCCAGCCCCATGCTGGTGACCGACGGCGAAGGCCGGGTTCTGGCTGCCAATGGCGCCTTCACCCGCTATTGCGGCTGGAGCCTGATTGATCTGCAAAGCCGCTCGCTGGCGGTCTTGCGATCCGACCGCCAGGACCGCGGTGTCTATGCCGGCCTGTGGCAGAGCCTGGCGGATGACGGGCGCTGGCATGGCCATCTGTGGAATCGCACCCGTTCCGGCCAGGAAATGCTGAGCGACGTTCTGATTGACCGACTGCCGGCCGCCAGCAGGGCGGCAGGGCGGGTGGACGTTGCTGAGAATACCGCCGCAGATATCGCTTATGTAGCGGTCTATGCGCCGGTGGTCGCGGCCGGCCACGACGGCGGATCTCTGGACATTGCGAGCTATGATCCGCTGACGGTTTTGCCCAACCGGATGCTGTTCCTTGACCATGCCCATGGTGCGGTCGCGCGGGCGCGCCGCGCCGACAGCGGCCTGGCCGTACTGGTGCTTGATATGGACGGGTTCCGCGACATCAACCGCGACTATGGCTATGCGGTCGGCGACGAGGTGCTGAAGGCCGTCGGCGCCCGCCTGCTGGGCGGTATGCGCGAGGGAGATGTTGTGTCGCGCTATGCTGGCGACAAATTCGCCCTTCTCCTGCCCGAGGACATGAACGAGGCCGGCGCCCGACTGGCGGCCGAGCGATGCCGTTCGGCGATCATGGAGCCGCTGCACGTGGGCGGCGAGGAGATTCTGTTGACGCCCAATATCGGGGTCGCCCTGATGCCGGGCGATGGCTCAGACCCCGAAGGGTTGCTGGCCGCGGCGGAAGCCGCCATGCATCAGGCGCGTATGGCGGGCGGCGCCGGGACCATCGTCCTGGCCGGGCAACGTCAGGCCGCCTGA
- a CDS encoding diguanylate cyclase: MWENDSTDEAARLAGAAIARLGDLGLATTPRNFTLFYAYESGRDPSLRHALEAEIASGRLSADRALALYDRFFGIDHGHAKLHEACLAMQSTFGQVFGNLKEAGGHTARFGQALNTVSGVLTPDMSAEALSDLVRQIATATSNMQQQNQALADQLTEASGEIDILRQDLEDVRRESLTDALTGIANRKYFDIRLMECMEQAQESTKPLSLLIMDIDHFKMFNDRHGHLLGDQVLRLVARTITESVKGRDTAARYGGEEFVVLLPETRLSNGMTVAQQIRRAVAGKKVVRKVTGQELGTVTLSVGVAELKAGELPEEFIRRADSAMYEAKGNGRNRVVAEDSGLMVHAASG, from the coding sequence GTGTGGGAAAATGACAGTACCGATGAGGCGGCCCGCCTTGCTGGGGCGGCTATCGCCCGTCTAGGTGATCTTGGGCTGGCGACGACGCCGCGCAACTTCACGCTGTTCTATGCCTATGAAAGCGGCCGCGACCCGTCACTGCGCCATGCGCTAGAGGCCGAAATCGCTTCCGGCCGCCTGTCGGCAGACAGGGCGCTTGCCCTCTATGATCGCTTTTTCGGTATCGATCATGGCCATGCCAAGCTGCATGAAGCCTGTCTCGCCATGCAGAGCACTTTTGGCCAGGTCTTTGGCAATCTCAAGGAAGCAGGCGGCCATACCGCGCGCTTCGGCCAGGCACTCAATACCGTCTCGGGCGTTCTGACGCCCGACATGTCCGCCGAAGCGCTGTCGGATCTGGTGCGCCAGATCGCCACTGCCACCAGCAATATGCAGCAGCAGAATCAGGCGCTGGCCGACCAGCTGACCGAAGCCAGTGGCGAGATAGATATTCTGCGGCAGGATCTGGAGGATGTGCGTCGCGAATCCCTGACTGATGCGCTGACCGGCATCGCCAACCGCAAGTATTTTGATATCCGGCTTATGGAGTGCATGGAGCAGGCACAGGAGTCGACCAAGCCCCTGTCCCTTCTGATTATGGATATCGACCATTTCAAGATGTTCAATGACCGCCATGGCCATTTGCTGGGGGATCAGGTTCTGCGCCTGGTGGCACGGACCATCACCGAGTCCGTCAAGGGTCGCGACACGGCGGCGCGCTATGGTGGCGAGGAGTTCGTCGTACTGCTGCCGGAAACCCGTCTGTCGAACGGTATGACCGTGGCCCAGCAGATCCGGCGCGCCGTCGCCGGCAAGAAGGTGGTGCGCAAGGTCACCGGCCAGGAATTGGGAACCGTCACCCTGTCGGTTGGCGTGGCCGAGCTGAAGGCCGGAGAATTGCCGGAAGAGTTTATTCGCCGGGCCGACTCGGCCATGTATGAGGCTAAGGGCAATGGCCGCAATCGGGTCGTCGCCGAAGACAGCGGTCTAATGGTCCACGCCGCCTCGGGATAG
- a CDS encoding CaiB/BaiF CoA-transferase family protein: MSSDGPLSGVRVFDLSRILAGPTATQVLGDLGADVIKVERPDQGDDTRGWGPPYVRDGDGRDTTESAYYLVANRNKRSLTLNLAEAEGQALARRLIAGSDVLVENFKVGGLARYGLGYDQLQADFPRLIYCSITGFGQDGPYASRAGYDFLAQGMGGIMSVTGERDGPPMKVGVAIADIMCGMYAVIAVQAALRHRDATGQGQHIDLSLLDTQVAWLMNQASNYLVSGEAPGRLGNEHPNIVPYRVFATADGYIILAVGNDGQFTRFCAAAGLDGLAQDARFASNRARVENRQGLNDAIERRTRQRTTADWLATLEAAGVPCGPVNDMAQVFADPQVRARHMRLDMAHPLAGGGTVPLVASPMHLSRTPVTYRHAPPVLGQHTDEILTQDLGLSGDEIAGLRERGIV; encoded by the coding sequence ATGAGCAGCGACGGTCCCCTGTCCGGAGTGCGGGTCTTCGACCTCAGCCGCATCCTGGCGGGGCCGACGGCAACCCAGGTGCTGGGTGATCTGGGGGCGGACGTCATTAAGGTGGAGCGGCCGGACCAGGGCGACGACACCCGCGGCTGGGGACCGCCCTATGTGCGTGACGGGGATGGCCGCGATACCACCGAATCGGCCTATTATCTGGTGGCCAATCGCAACAAGCGCTCACTCACCCTCAACCTGGCGGAGGCGGAGGGTCAGGCCCTGGCGCGGCGGCTGATCGCCGGCAGCGACGTTCTGGTGGAGAACTTCAAGGTCGGCGGCCTGGCCCGCTATGGCCTGGGCTATGACCAGTTGCAGGCGGACTTTCCGCGCCTGATCTATTGTTCCATTACCGGTTTTGGCCAGGACGGCCCCTATGCTAGCCGCGCCGGCTATGACTTCCTGGCCCAGGGCATGGGCGGCATCATGAGCGTTACAGGCGAGCGCGACGGACCGCCCATGAAGGTCGGCGTGGCCATCGCCGACATCATGTGCGGCATGTATGCGGTCATCGCGGTTCAGGCCGCCCTGCGGCACCGCGATGCCACCGGCCAGGGTCAGCACATCGACCTGTCGCTGCTGGACACCCAGGTGGCGTGGCTGATGAACCAGGCGTCCAACTATCTGGTGTCGGGCGAGGCGCCCGGCCGTCTCGGCAACGAGCATCCCAATATCGTCCCGTACCGGGTCTTTGCCACGGCCGATGGCTACATCATCCTGGCGGTGGGCAATGACGGGCAGTTCACGCGATTCTGCGCCGCTGCGGGACTGGACGGGCTGGCGCAGGACGCACGTTTTGCCAGCAACCGGGCGCGGGTGGAAAACCGGCAGGGGCTGAACGACGCCATCGAGCGCCGGACCCGTCAACGGACCACCGCCGACTGGCTGGCGACGCTGGAAGCGGCAGGTGTGCCCTGCGGTCCGGTCAATGATATGGCCCAGGTGTTCGCCGATCCTCAGGTGCGGGCCCGCCACATGCGGCTGGACATGGCCCATCCATTGGCCGGCGGTGGCACGGTGCCGCTGGTGGCCAGTCCCATGCATCTGTCGCGCACACCGGTGACCTATCGCCATGCGCCACCGGTGCTGGGCCAGCACACGGACGAAATCCTCACCCAGGACCTTGGCTTGTCAGGGGATGAGATTGCCGGACTGCGCGAGCGCGGCATTGTCTAG
- a CDS encoding ROK family protein yields the protein MRIGIDLGGSKIEGVVLADDGAVVARQRIAAPRGDYGATLEAIAGMVARLEEDAGQPCVVGMGIPGAVSPRTGLVKNANSVWLIGHAIDHDLARRLDRPVRVANDANCLAVSEASDGAAAGAHTVFGVILGTGCGGGLAVGGQVHAGPNAVAGEWGHVPLPWPRDHEQPGPLCYCGKAGCLETWISGTALGRDDGRGLDGAEVHRRAEQGEAPALDAVMRYEDRLARALGMAITMLDPDVIVLGGGVSKMSRLYRTLPPMLAQWVFGAEAETPIRPALHGDASGVRGAAWLWQADEA from the coding sequence ATGCGTATCGGCATTGACCTGGGTGGCAGCAAGATCGAAGGCGTTGTCCTGGCCGATGACGGCGCGGTGGTCGCCCGGCAGCGTATTGCGGCGCCGCGCGGTGACTATGGCGCCACCCTGGAGGCCATAGCCGGTATGGTCGCCCGGCTGGAAGAGGATGCCGGCCAGCCTTGTGTGGTTGGCATGGGAATCCCGGGCGCCGTTTCGCCGCGCACGGGACTGGTGAAGAATGCCAACTCCGTCTGGCTGATCGGCCATGCCATCGATCATGATCTGGCGCGGCGGCTTGACCGGCCGGTGCGGGTGGCGAACGACGCCAACTGCCTGGCCGTATCGGAGGCGAGCGACGGGGCCGCCGCCGGTGCGCATACGGTGTTCGGCGTCATACTGGGCACCGGGTGCGGCGGCGGGCTGGCGGTGGGCGGTCAGGTCCATGCGGGGCCCAATGCTGTCGCCGGAGAATGGGGCCATGTGCCGTTGCCCTGGCCGCGGGACCATGAACAGCCAGGACCGCTCTGTTATTGCGGCAAGGCCGGTTGTCTGGAGACATGGATTTCCGGCACGGCGCTGGGGCGGGATGATGGGCGTGGCCTGGACGGCGCGGAAGTCCACCGGCGGGCAGAGCAGGGCGAAGCGCCCGCGCTTGACGCCGTTATGCGCTATGAAGACCGGCTGGCCAGGGCGCTGGGCATGGCGATTACCATGCTGGACCCCGATGTGATCGTGCTCGGTGGCGGCGTCTCGAAAATGTCTCGCCTCTACCGCACCCTTCCGCCCATGCTTGCACAGTGGGTGTTTGGTGCCGAGGCGGAGACACCGATCCGGCCGGCCCTGCACGGCGACGCCAGCGGCGTGCGTGGCGCCGCCTGGTTGTGGCAGGCCGATGAAGCCTGA
- a CDS encoding RT0821/Lpp0805 family surface protein, whose protein sequence is MRKALTKTYRKSWVAGFAALAFVLAACQSYGEPDRQLIGGVLGGTIGAVTGAQFGSGSGRLATTALGAVLGAYFGSEVGRHLDQEDRRRAEGAFVAAASSPTGQSQAWSNPESGNSGSVTMMGPAAGYDEGCREFTQTVTVDGESQQSTGVACRQNDGSWQIINS, encoded by the coding sequence ATGCGAAAGGCACTTACAAAAACATACCGCAAGAGCTGGGTGGCCGGGTTTGCCGCGCTGGCCTTTGTGCTGGCGGCTTGCCAGTCTTATGGCGAGCCCGACCGTCAACTGATCGGCGGCGTTCTTGGCGGCACCATCGGGGCGGTGACCGGCGCGCAGTTTGGCTCGGGCAGCGGCCGCCTGGCGACGACCGCATTGGGGGCAGTGCTGGGCGCCTATTTCGGCAGTGAGGTCGGCCGGCATCTGGACCAGGAAGATCGCCGGCGGGCGGAAGGCGCATTCGTTGCCGCGGCGTCCAGCCCGACCGGTCAGAGCCAGGCCTGGAGCAACCCCGAGTCCGGCAACTCCGGTTCTGTGACCATGATGGGCCCGGCGGCCGGTTATGACGAAGGCTGCCGCGAGTTCACCCAGACCGTGACGGTGGATGGCGAAAGCCAGCAGTCTACGGGCGTCGCCTGTCGCCAGAACGACGGTAGCTGGCAGATCATCAACAGCTAG
- a CDS encoding site-2 protease family protein has product MFGKQIPLFRLFGFDVGIDPTWVMIAVLVTWSLAVGLFPSYYPGLSPLAAWSMGVVGAAGLFASIIFHELSHSLVARRFGLPIGGITLWIFGGVAHMEGEPEAPKVEFWMAIAGPVSSYVLAGGFVLAAWAGDGLAWPVTVTGVFWYLAAINGVLATFNLVPAFPMDGGRVLRAILWARSGNFREATRIASGLGGLFGLGLMAAAAFFLLQGNLVAAVWWFLIGLFVRFAARSSYHQVLVKEALEDRPVSQFLTADPIIVPPDLSLHRMVEDYFYRYYFKAFPVVEGGRAIGIVSLDQVRQVARDQWETTTVGDVLTPVGDDNSVALGTPALAALRQMQRGGLSRLLVVERGRLAGLVCLRDLLGYLTMRLDLEGGDGGTDGAGRRQA; this is encoded by the coding sequence ATGTTCGGCAAACAGATTCCCCTGTTCCGTCTGTTCGGCTTTGACGTCGGCATCGATCCCACCTGGGTGATGATCGCCGTTCTGGTCACATGGAGCCTGGCGGTCGGCCTGTTTCCGTCTTACTACCCCGGTCTGTCGCCGCTCGCCGCCTGGTCGATGGGAGTTGTCGGCGCCGCCGGTCTTTTCGCCTCGATCATCTTTCATGAACTGTCCCATTCTCTCGTGGCGCGCCGTTTCGGATTGCCCATCGGCGGCATAACCCTGTGGATATTCGGCGGGGTCGCCCATATGGAGGGGGAGCCCGAGGCGCCGAAGGTGGAGTTCTGGATGGCGATTGCCGGGCCGGTGTCCAGCTATGTGCTGGCCGGCGGGTTTGTGCTCGCCGCGTGGGCCGGCGATGGCCTGGCCTGGCCCGTAACGGTGACCGGTGTCTTCTGGTATCTGGCGGCGATTAACGGTGTTCTCGCCACCTTCAACCTGGTTCCGGCCTTTCCCATGGACGGTGGCCGTGTCCTCAGGGCGATCCTGTGGGCGCGCAGCGGCAACTTTCGCGAAGCAACACGGATTGCCTCCGGTCTCGGCGGGCTGTTCGGCCTTGGTCTGATGGCGGCGGCGGCATTCTTCCTGTTGCAGGGTAATCTTGTGGCCGCGGTGTGGTGGTTTCTGATCGGGCTGTTCGTTCGCTTTGCCGCGCGCAGTTCCTACCACCAGGTCCTGGTCAAGGAGGCGCTGGAAGACCGGCCCGTCAGCCAGTTCCTGACCGCCGATCCGATCATCGTGCCACCGGACCTCAGCCTGCACCGCATGGTGGAGGACTATTTCTACCGCTACTACTTCAAAGCGTTTCCGGTGGTGGAAGGTGGCCGGGCCATTGGCATCGTCAGCCTGGACCAGGTGCGCCAGGTGGCGCGCGACCAGTGGGAGACCACTACCGTCGGTGACGTGCTGACGCCAGTCGGCGACGACAATTCAGTGGCCCTGGGGACACCCGCTCTGGCCGCGCTGCGCCAGATGCAGCGCGGCGGTCTGAGCCGGCTGCTGGTGGTTGAGCGGGGCCGTCTGGCCGGTCTGGTCTGCCTGCGCGATCTGCTGGGCTATCTGACCATGCGCCTTGACCTGGAAGGCGGCGACGGGGGCACTGATGGTGCAGGCCGGCGGCAGGCTTGA
- a CDS encoding VacJ family lipoprotein, with amino-acid sequence MKRSSDHRHSGAPVLAIWSLAALALVLIPAAAAWADGDDDAAAGRGTSASLFLAQSVAQTGSAAGDLEGGDDSLAIADPLEPINRGIFAFNQALDTAVIAPAARLYRELPDPARKGVSNFLAHLRSPVILINDLLQGEFERAGVTLSRFAINTVAFLGLFDAASDIGLEAHDEDFGQTLAVWGVGDGLYLVLPVFGPSTPRDAVGLAVDGLWLDSLNLYLRNTDQSEWVYARGGAVAIDSRSQVLDDVDELKRASTDFYATIRSLYVQRRMAQINNGFLPNSLPAPSLSLDVLDEPSTETAARSGAAN; translated from the coding sequence ATGAAGCGCTCATCTGATCATCGCCACTCAGGCGCTCCGGTTCTTGCCATATGGTCGCTTGCCGCGCTGGCCCTGGTTCTGATACCAGCCGCTGCGGCCTGGGCGGACGGCGACGACGATGCTGCGGCGGGCCGGGGGACCTCGGCGTCCCTGTTCCTGGCCCAGTCCGTTGCCCAGACCGGCAGCGCCGCCGGGGATCTTGAGGGCGGCGACGACAGCCTGGCCATCGCTGACCCCCTGGAGCCAATCAACCGCGGCATTTTCGCGTTCAACCAGGCGCTGGACACCGCCGTCATCGCGCCGGCAGCACGGCTCTACCGTGAACTGCCTGACCCGGCCCGCAAGGGCGTCAGCAATTTCCTGGCCCACCTGCGCTCGCCCGTGATCCTGATCAACGATCTCTTGCAGGGCGAGTTTGAACGCGCCGGCGTGACCTTGAGCCGCTTTGCCATCAATACCGTCGCGTTTCTTGGACTGTTCGATGCCGCTTCCGATATCGGTCTCGAGGCCCATGACGAGGATTTCGGGCAAACCCTGGCGGTATGGGGCGTCGGCGACGGCCTTTATCTGGTGCTGCCCGTATTCGGCCCGTCAACGCCGCGGGATGCGGTCGGCCTGGCCGTAGATGGTCTGTGGCTGGACAGCCTCAACCTGTATCTGCGCAATACCGACCAGTCGGAGTGGGTCTATGCGCGCGGCGGCGCCGTGGCCATCGATTCCCGCTCGCAGGTGCTGGATGATGTGGACGAATTGAAGCGGGCGTCTACGGATTTCTACGCCACTATCCGCAGTCTCTACGTGCAGCGGCGTATGGCGCAGATCAATAACGGGTTCTTGCCGAACTCCCTTCCCGCGCCGAGCCTGTCGCTGGACGTTCTGGACGAACCCTCAACCGAAACCGCCGCCCGGTCCGGCGCCGCCAACTAA